AATTTAAACATTTCATTGTAtattaagtttaattattttgcaCCACCCTGTGTTCACTTATaatgatttcaatttatttctttgcaACTGACACTGCTTTGCCATAAAAAATAGtagaaaataattcaataaaacaaataatatctctgtaatatttattcataaataataatccaATTACAAATATGGAAATAGATCTGTGCTATAAAAAcattactaaatatttattcaattcattgttatattaaaataggtaaataatctaaaatattttaatttattatgattcTAAGATATCTATTCTATTTTGTTagttaatacaaaatatggagtcctgaatcttatttttttttagatatcaACATAAAAACActgtataatattgtttttggttactttaatttttttcattgggacaattactttttatttgtgatattgttaaattagttattagatttttttcaaaataaatatgattgaaagaaccattgtatttttttctaaaaaaagagACATCCTTACATTTAATTTACAGggacaatgtttttatttcataccaATCAAATGAATACTGAAACAACTCGTAATTTTTCTAGCGTTATATTCGAATAGTTGGCAACCCAGTAAGTGTcattagtaagtaggtaattaggTATGATCGAAAACGCGAAATTTTTAATCTAATCTACGacagataaaattaaattgatgcTCAATTATCGCTTTTGTAGAAAGCATTGGGAATTAATTTACGTAACTCATTTTTTGGAACtgtgttttgatttagaatTAAAAAGACTACCACATAAACttgctttttaataaattaatcttcAAAAGGGTAGTCTTCATCGTAGTCTTCGTCTTCTTCTTGAATACACTGCAAAGATGCTTCGAGGAGAGCTTTCGTTGATGAGTCATTGTACACATCTGTCTCTGGGCACGAGTCGTCATAGTCAGGATCGCATCCGCATTCTAGAGGCAGGTTTTCTCCACTGTCACTGGCCGGTGTCACGGTCATAGTCATGGTGGGAGTGACTGGAGGTGGCGGTGGCAATTCCGCAGGGTCCTCTCCAAGCCTTTGAGTGACCCTATCGTTGTCTAAACGAAGGACACGCAAGATGTCTTCGGCACAGCAGTCGATTCTTGTCATACAGTCCGTTAAGTGGTGTTGCAGATTACTgaacagaaattatttttgcctaaGCCTTCGAGGTTCAAGATAGATCTTCAACTATGAATGAATACTCTAAAATTGATGATTGAATTCATGAAAAGAAACGTGATTGCAAAATCTGTTGTATGGTCATGATTAACTGATATATCTACTTACATGATCCTATCATGGTTGTTTTTCAACTGTTTGGTGAAGTTCCTCAATCTTCCCAGCTCATCCCTTAGCTTCCTATCCACCTCGTCCCTGGTGAATTCTCCAGGGGGCCGTTTAGAGCGGTCGGCTATTCTTGCCTCAACTACACGCTCTTGTTCCATCGTTTCCAGAAGATTCTGCTCTGTTGTTGTCAATTCTTCTTCTAGAGCTTTGTAGTCTCGCATCGCCTGGGAGGTATAATAATAAGTTACAATTTATTGTCGGCCGATATTGGCTGTAATAGGTTCTTAGTTTGATCCTCAATTATACACATTGgggattgtgttttttttattcgtgTGACATCATTTAATAGATGGTAAAAAGTTAGTATAGTCGTTGAAATTTTAGCACGTTAACAATGAATGCAATATGAGCTCATTAAAAATTTAACAATATGGAATTGGCTTAACGATCGATGTGGTAGACGTTGCCTTGTATTTTCTTCACTAGCTTCTATAAATCATGCATGGAGGTCATGAcgatttgacgacctcgatggcgcaatggtcaccatgccggactgccgaacctgaggtcccgggttcgattctcggttcggtcgacatttgtgtgatgagcatgcttgttggccgtggtctgggtgttataatatgtatttataaatatgtatatatgtagctatatgtagtttatcagttgtgttagtacccataacacaagttaattaataacttaccgtggggctaaccgaccgtgtgtaaaaaatgttccggcattatttatttatttatttatttatgagagcTTTCGATCTTGTTAATATAGGTAAGTAGATACAAAAATAGGTACAGATCTAAAAGTAACATGGTAATTAGGTAGAtgttctaacaaaaaaaaactcattccgCCTTACCTCTTCTTTCTGCCAGTAGATATCTTGCAACTTCACCTTATTTGAGTTCAAACGTCTTCGGAGCGCCGCGTCTACTCTTGCGCCGTATGCTTGCGCGGTTATGGAGAGGTGAACCCTCGCTCCACGCACCTGGTTAATTAGGAGGTTTGTTAAACCCTTTCGGTCTTATAACTGGTGCAGGAGTCATACTGGAAGATTAGGttccatttaaatattttcaggatAAATAGCTGGCATCGTGTTTTCAATATAAGAGGGATTGAGGAATGTGTTGAAGAATAGGATTAGGATATTGTTATATACCTACACAGTGAcaataattaggtacaatattttgaataaaccGCGAATCATATCGGTAGCTTTCAAAGCGTTGGATTGCAGTGTGATACGAGAACAGAATTACCTGTTGTCTAGCAATAATGGCGTTACTGAGGGCTCGCAGACCAGCCGTCTTCAACATTACGCAGCGCCTCTCCCAGCGGGTAACTGGTGATGCCCTACATAACGAAATAACAAACATGATTAGGTGGTTCAGTATCAAAATATGGTCTACACTGAACATATTAATTATGTATCAGGTAGGTATGGTTGTTCAAAGAATTATATGAATACATAGGTAAGTACGTAACATGTATATCTTTGACCAGGTTCGTTTACGtactttctcttttttttacTTCGCTTTGGTACACATTCGCATTTACTTGGCATCGCACAAGTGATCTTCCCACAACCTTCCTCCACGGACAGCGCCTGATCTTTTTGCAGGATATCTGCTGCTATCCTCTTCTTGGTCTTATCAATAGCAGCAATCTGCACCTCTACAACTTTTGTCATCTTCTCGAAACTTTTCTTTTGCTCGCGGAGGAATTCAAATTCCTGCAATGTTTTATTCGTTTAGACTGAGCACTTCGAAAAAGGTTTAAGAAATGGCGTGTAGCAGTGCGAGGCAGGTGAGTTCACTAAAACAGtagtctaaaataaaacaaaaaaacttctaGAAGAACTTATACTTATACCGAAGACTCCAAATTGTACCAATACCAATGCCTAAAGTGGTCCTATAAACAGGTACCTACTGGTGTCATGACAGCACCATATCCGTGTCTACTTAGTCTACCGTCATTGCTttctaacctccccactcagagacatttaatgattacttaagtcactcttTAGTGatggaatgtcatacaaatccttataccatacaaatccttcactaaggagtggggaggtaagagaattaacggccagtttcttcatcaaaagtaaaagtcaaagtaatgtctaaagtaaaagtaacggtcaaattcgttttttcaaggctaaagtgacagcaaaactaatagaaaaaatgaatttaaccgtgacttttactttggcttttacttttgatgaagaaactggctgtaagagtgTTAAGCTTAACCTGCAAGATAGCATCTTCAACGCTGTCGGACAGCGGACTCAGGACTCCAGGTCTACTCCTGTCTTGCGAATGTACTTCTATTTCATTCTTCAGCCTGGTGACGACCACGTGTAGAGCATTCAGTTCATACTCGAGAGTTGCCGATGCTTCTGTCAGCCGCTTCGTCAGGTCTTCCAGCACCCAGCGCCAGGACGCGATGTCTGATATCCTAGATAATGATCACGGTAGGGTAGGATTGTGAAATATGgtgtatctttttttttaataggaaatcatcaaatgaatcctcccgctgtgggctagcagcgtgaggggtcagactcttactgactaaaacccaccaacttccttcgtaggcctcttatgtaccagggccgcagtaccTTTTTCGAACCATCCCGCAGCCACGGCAGGCCTTGAAATATGGTGTGCCTTGCACTTTTAAAAATCTATACGCACATAATCTAAAGCAAAGCTACCTATTTCTTCCTTTAAACCATTGGGCATGAAACACTGGATGCAATGCTACACGTAGGCAATATAAAATCATCTGCAGCTCAACCGAAGGTACTATTTGGTCAATATTAGGTACCAACCTCTCTTGCAAGCACTTCTTGAACTGAAACTCATTGCTCTCGTGCGCGAAGTTGTTGAGCATCACCAGCTCCTGTGTATCGTTCACTCGCTCAACTACCTCGGCATTCAGTTTGTCATTAAGGAGCCTTAGGTCTTCCAGTCCAAAGGACCCAAGGTAGCTGGGCTCAGCGAACATGCTGATTTTTTATGAACTCTTATATGGTCAGATGTAGATGTTTCCTTAGGTTATGTTTTGAATCAATTGATGTCAGATCGTGACATTGAGTTggatgttatttttatgttttttttttccaaattgtcAGTAAATAGCGGATTGTTCCTAAATAGTTTGATTGGAATTCATCCTCTCTATTGTGAGctaaaaaaacatattgtaaGTAGTGTTATCTCAGAAATAACGAAAGAAGACTATGGCCGTCTCTTAGATTGGATGAGTAGATATATGCCTATATCGAAGCCgtgataaaatatgtttaagattttattaagCTACCTAAGATACCTTCACTTGTGGACATCGTTTCATGACTTTAAAAATCTGTATGTAGATAGAAATAATGCAAAGCAAACATTAATGCAAACAATTACTGAAAGAGTGCCTAAAGTGAATTGTACGCGTACCCCAGAGGTATGCGAATTTAATCTCTACCCCTAATTGCTGATGCAATCAAAGCtattcaagtttatttttactatttctcCATTTTTGTTGTTCATTATTCACTGTCCTATATGCTCGTATGAAGTATGTCTATGAGTATGAAAATAGGTGAGAGGTTTAGAAGACATTAAAGATTGTTTCGAAGATTACTAACAATAcagaaacgtttaaaataattaaaaaaaacaccattCATGAACCAAACTTTATTTGTGACCAGACCAAAGATACACGTGCTAATTTTGATTTAACTCCCTGAAAATAACATAAACAGGTTTGAGCAATACAAAGTAGATGAGTTCTGCAACGCTGATGATACTGAAGCCCAGGAATAAGCTGAGAAGGCCACCGATTGCACCTGTATGAGAAACAAGGAAATGAATAAAAGTCACTACAGCTCATAGGCAaatcagaaataataatagtacGTATATAtgaagctactttttatccacgtgcgggaagtagttccctgaGGATGCAGGTGAAACGGAAGCTGGTAGGTACGTGATTATGTGTATTTAACGTAGGAAGTTAATCATCAATCATATCGCTCAAGTTGGACAGACGATTTCAGAGTTGGAATTTCAAGTTGATGTCCTATATCATGACACTTATAATTTTTGGCTTTCGGAATAAATTACATGCTATTTGGTGactttttaaaaattgcattttacTTGACCAGAAATCAAATCAGCTCCCTTTTACTTGAGAGGCAGTTGTTAACCACAATACCACTACAGTATACTCACcaatgaaataataatcatcATATTGCGCATGACGATGTTGACCGAGGAACATATCGTCGTAGAAGTGAACGTTGATCTGCGTCACTTCTCCACTGTGTAAAATAACATTagggtaaattaattaaattattattttttcctcaGGTTTCACAATTGCGTAAGGACTACTAATTCCTCCATCGTTTTCAAAAAATACCACTTGCAAGAGGCTTACACACAATGGACATCATTTTAAATTGTTACATAATCTACACCTAATAGATATCACACGCGAAAGCTTAAATCTTCTTTCAAGCAAAAACGACAGAATGATTTTTGATGAAAAGCAGTATTAGGTATAGCATAAAGTATATGAACCAGAAACCCAGATTACTATACTAGCACTTGCTACATGAACAGGGAGGAGCTTCCTATGTTCGTGAGTGAAATCACAATCAGAAGACGGTATCATCATACTTACAGCCTCAACTGGCTCCACTTATGCGAGCTTGTCTCCATGTCTTTGGTCAGATCGGAGTAGAACACCTGACTGGCGTAGATGACGTCATTGCACGAAGGGTGACAGGACTTGGACTCTTGTTGAGTACCGCGCTCGTCTTCACTCTCTGCGTAGTACGCGTAGATCAGCTGTTCTTCTACTTTTGCTGGAAACGAGattcatcatcatttgcctTTTATCGAACAaatgctgggcacaggcctcctctcatacagagaaggatcgcgctaatcaccacgcttgctcagtgCATGTTGGTAGGAAGGAATGGGGCTTAAGACCTTATCGTTCAATGATCTTCAAGacaactaataataatatgtcaGTGTTGTGATAGCATCCTAGGTCTTTGAAAAGATCTTCACTGAGAGCGAGTCTTATAGAAAAACCTCACAGGTATTTATTTcgatttgtaattttaacttAGGTACACTCAAAATTAAGaaacctacattattttaaagttacatacctacattctCATTTAATTCGTGCATTCAGAGATGTCTCTAatgtcttttaaataaacaactgaAACCTTTGGGTATTTAATAATTTCTGTACAAACCTTCAACGCTGCTAATGCAATTGTAGTCATCCTTCGTAGTACAGACAGGCTCCCAGATGAATTTCcctgaaatattaatatttttcatttgcaGAGATGGAGTTcactttttttgtattttaagagGACTTTGAACCCAATATTTTAGTATGGTTTTCTGAAGATATCATGGAATTTTTGATTGGTCAAAAGTTTGATGAGCGATAACTACGTTTGCCGTTTTTAATCCGCTCAATAATCGGGAATATAAAATCTAGCGTCTGTTAAAATATAAGGAATAGAATATgttgaaatataaattattattttttttcacactAGGACGTCATTTAATCAGAGAGAAAGTTACACTGGTCCACTTACTAGGCCAGTTAAAAAGCACACAATCACACTTCTTCCTCGCTTCCTGCACCAACAGATCATGTTTGCAGTTACTATCCGTATAGAACTCGTAATACTGCAAGCTCTTCTCGCTCTGGAAGAAGCACTGTCTTCTGTAAGGGGCGAGGGAGCGGAGAGAGAAGTCGGTCTTGTACGTTAAGGGGGTGACTTCTATGGTGGTCATCCTGTCCATTGGGAGGCGGAGGACTGTGCTCGTGTACACGTGGTCCGTTGGAGAACTGATCAAGATCTGGAAAAGAGGCAGGAAAGGCTAACATAAACAATATAGTGCTTCCGAGAGACTCCGAATAATTCGAGTCTTCTTCAATTCTGGTTAATGCTTAGTGTCTTGTTATTCATGAAGTATACTAACTGTAAATCCCAAGCTTTTCCCTTCACAAGCGTACTGATGTTCAGAATTATTGAGGAACAGCTCAACTCCCAAGCCGTTAGCTTCTCCAGAAGCCATGACCCTTAGCGGCTTCATTGTCAGGTCTGGAGGGAACACCTTCGGGTACCCGATGTCCAGACCCCATTGCAACTCCGTTGCTTTTGCATTCTCGTCAAAGGTTTTATGCCAAGCTAACGTGTCGTTGTTCCTGGAAAGTTTAAAAATTCTTGACAATTCTTGACACTGGTCACTTCACAAAGGTATACTAGAAAACTAAATTAGAATAGCGGTTGATGGAAATAATTCGACCTGTTTGCGTACTTTCAttcattaattcaattaattaaattcattaatattatgtGGTATGAATTTTATTATCATACACACTGTCACCCTCTTAGGTCCAGTTGAAAATCAGCGTCAGTCACTTGTTgactggcataatgctgaactgcaCCTATTTGACAACCAAAAGTGTTTGCCGTGTGTCGTGCCAATGTTTTTcctttctttttttcttcatttttagaACGTTTGTATTTAATCGTATTGGAAATAACcctttagaaaaataaactgaTTAATTATACTCAAAACATAACACCCCTTACATGGCATTGAGAGGTAGGCTGTTAAACGCGAAGCAAAGACCGTAGTTGGTGTAGATCGGCTGGAACAGCTCGCAGCACTTGTCCATCTCCCATTTGGTGTCATGCAGAGCCGGCCAGTTGCAGGCCTTCACCACTTCGGAGCATGTCGGGGCTCCCTGGAGAACACAAATACGAagccaacaaaacaaaaacagataTAACAATGTCACAACACAATACATCTTATATCGTCTACACTGGAAGTTTGAGATAAAGTAATTCCACATAGAtactgatgatgattatgatagACAGATATGACTGCCAGATACCCCCAAGGTCTAACATAGTCGTTTTATATTGATTGGCTTATGTTGATGTATATTGGGTAGTCCATCATCCAATGTAGTTCTTTCATTTGTTgcaggaaaataataaatttaaaaaatcgatACCTTTACGACAAATTCAGTAAGCATATGAAACTGGGAGTCATCTAAACGGGTCTCCCGATACTTTATCTCGTTCGTCATCCTTGGACAAACCATCGCAGCGAAGAATTCCTGCAATCTAAACAAGAAACCATATTACAGTCGCTTCCTTTAAAAATAGCATTTTGATCCTAGGAAAATTTTAATGCAATCTGCACTGTTCTAGACTTTCGCAATTTCTTTTGATTAATGGTAGGTAGCAGGAATAGGTTGTAATTGAAACTGTGTTTtcttttatagtaggtataatcTACTTAGAACGAGTAATCTTTAGGTTATGTAAGGAACTGTATTGAGACAGTTGATAAGGTCTCTTGGCTTTTTTCATGCGATTCACGTGTTAGTGTGTTAGGCATTTGATTTTTGCAAATTATAAAGGTCGCTTAATTATTACAATCAGAAAAAAATTATGGTTACCAACCAATATAACATTCGTGGATAGCTTTTACATAAAACTGGTAAGTATCATTAatcttaaaaagtaaataaaactaattaacttACCCCTCAAGCTCCGTAACATTAGCATAAGACATCTTCACATGAAGATGAGGGCATATCACGACAGTTGGAAAGGGAACAGCCCATATAGGAGTTGGCATGGAGTCTATAACATTGACGAAAGGAGTGGAGGTCCACTTGCAGAACAGTTGGATGATCACCACGGCGCAGATGAAGATGCTGATGAACATTATGATGACCCATGTAGCTTTCTCTTTGCTGCCGAATGAAGGCTCGAAGATATATCTGGTGGAAGGGATTTTTTATTCTATACCTCTTTATTTGAAACTATCTAAGAAGATTGTTTCACATAATATGTAATATCAGATATTCAATTCAGATAATCAGATATGATATAGAGAGGAATTATTGATTTATCGTGGCCTGAATATTGACGAGCTTTTAAGACTAGCAACGTTAGTTAATAAACAATTCTTACACGATATAAATGATTAGGTTTGTGGTGAAAAGCTTAAAATCATGGCTATTTATATAGCTCCATTACAAATGGTAAGGGGTTCCAGTTACATGAGGGAGGTAACTTCTAAATTAATTTCTAAGATCAGGATACATCGTGTTGTATCATAAGGCAAATTATACTTACTTGACTCCATGAAGAGAACCTTGATAGAAAAACTGCTTGAGACCCTTCATGACTTCGCTGATCCACTTCTCAGGCATTGACTTACTCCTCAACTCCTCAttaataacagttttctccACATCCTTATTAATAATCTTATTCTTATTCAAATTAACCACATCGGGACTTATGTACTtgaaatcttttaaataataatcacgAAAATATAGGTTTTCTTCGACAGATAAATTATTGGGGATACTGTTTATTtcgttgattttgtttttatggtattcgaacatatttatttcattggtTGGAAAGGTGGTGAAATTGACCCAGTTCTTCTGTGCAAATGTAAGCAAGAAATGGAGAATGGAGGGTTGTTGAAAGACTCTAATACTAATGGTATTATGGTACTTGTATTAATTGGTACAAATGCTATTAGTGCATATGGAGAAATTGCACTGTCTGTCAGAATGTTTGAGTATTAAAATACTGCATTAATTGCATTTGAAAAGGAGAAATGAAAGAGTAATGTGTTAGGTTTTTGGAAGTTTATCTAGATTATATTCAACCTCAAAATTCAGCTTAAAAAATATCACCAACGCAAactattgaaattgaaatttaaaatatttatttcagactaaGCACACACAGTACACAGTCCatattatgttagtaaaatGAGAAACTTAAATTCTATGTTAGTAAAATTTAAACTGATTATTATTATGAACATGCATCGACGACCAGTGCCTGAGCATCTGGCCGTCAACTCTGTCCGACAACACACTCAGAAGCGTGTTGCTGCTCCCCTTTACCCGAAACCACAGGGAGGCCATTCTCTTACGAAGTACCGCCTGGAAGCCGTCCGTGCTATGCTCCGCAAACATACCGGAGGCACTGCACCTCCAAGGGAGCCCCAACATACCCCTGAACGCGTTATTATATTGGACGCGCAGAGCATTGTAGGCTTATTTAGTGTAACTGCTCCACAGGCTGCACGTGTATAACGTTTGGCAGTAGCTTTTAAATAATGTGACTTTAACGTCACGCGAGCATCGTGCAAACCTGCGAGAAAGCATGTTACCCCTTACCGACAATGCCCTGCGCTCCCTTTCCATGTCCATATCATCGGCTAGGTTTTCATTGATCCAATGACCCAAGTACTTAAAATTGGACACTTGCTTGAGGACAGTTCCATTAAGTGTGATCGGAGGAACGGAGTAGGTTTTAGCTCCAGCCTTAAAAACTAGCAACTCACTCTTCTGGACATTATACTTGAGCCCATGGGCCAATGCATACCGCTCACATATGGTCAAGAGTGACCTCACGGAACTGACTGAGGGGCCCAGCAGTACCATATCATCAGCAtagctaatattatttataaatacaccatCCACTGAACATCCGACATTAGCACTGCTGAGCTCCTCAATGAGTTCATtcacatataaattaaatagagtAGGAGAGGTCAATCCCCCCTGCCTTACTCCACATTCCATCCTATACTCATCCGAGCATTTTCCCATCCATCTCACATAATTGCTTTGGTTGTCGTACCAATATCTAAACAAACTTATAACCTCTATAGGTAGCTTGGTGTTAAGCCTCATTTTTCTCCACAGCACATTGTATGGCACCATGTCAAATGCTTTTGACAGGTCCAGGAAGCAGGCGTACACAGGCGTTCTCCTGTCGGTATAGTACCGGACAGTATGCTTAAGAGTCAGTATTGCAGCTTCTGTAGACAGCCCAGGTCGAAATCCAAATT
The Helicoverpa zea isolate HzStark_Cry1AcR chromosome 13, ilHelZeax1.1, whole genome shotgun sequence DNA segment above includes these coding regions:
- the LOC124636057 gene encoding uncharacterized protein LOC124636057, producing the protein MFAEPSYLGSFGLEDLRLLNDKLNAEVVERVNDTQELVMLNNFAHESNEFQFKKCLQERISDIASWRWVLEDLTKRLTEASATLEYELNALHVVVTRLKNEIEVHSQDRSRPGVLSPLSDSVEDAILQEFEFLREQKKSFEKMTKVVEVQIAAIDKTKKRIAADILQKDQALSVEEGCGKITCAMPSKCECVPKRSKKKRKASPVTRWERRCVMLKTAGLRALSNAIIARQQVRGARVHLSITAQAYGARVDAALRRRLNSNKVKLQDIYWQKEEAMRDYKALEEELTTTEQNLLETMEQERVVEARIADRSKRPPGEFTRDEVDRKLRDELGRLRNFTKQLKNNHDRIINLQHHLTDCMTRIDCCAEDILRVLRLDNDRVTQRLGEDPAELPPPPPVTPTMTMTVTPASDSGENLPLECGCDPDYDDSCPETDVYNDSSTKALLEASLQCIQEEDEDYDEDYPFED
- the LOC124635975 gene encoding pickpocket protein 28-like, yielding MWNYFISNFQCRRYKMYCVVTLLYLFLFCWLRICVLQGAPTCSEVVKACNWPALHDTKWEMDKCCELFQPIYTNYGLCFAFNSLPLNAMNNDTLAWHKTFDENAKATELQWGLDIGYPKVFPPDLTMKPLRVMASGEANGLGVELFLNNSEHQYACEGKSLGFTILISSPTDHVYTSTVLRLPMDRMTTIEVTPLTYKTDFSLRSLAPYRRQCFFQSEKSLQYYEFYTDSNCKHDLLVQEARKKCDCVLFNWPRKFIWEPVCTTKDDYNCISSVEAKVEEQLIYAYYAESEDERGTQQESKSCHPSCNDVIYASQVFYSDLTKDMETSSHKWSQLRLGEVTQINVHFYDDMFLGQHRHAQYDDYYFIGAIGGLLSLFLGFSIISVAELIYFVLLKPVYVIFRELNQN
- the LOC124636058 gene encoding uncharacterized protein LOC124636058 → MPEKWISEVMKGLKQFFYQGSLHGVKYIFEPSFGSKEKATWVIIMFISIFICAVVIIQLFCKWTSTPFVNVIDSMPTPIWAVPFPTVVICPHLHVKMSYANVTELEGLQEFFAAMVCPRMTNEIKYRETRLDDSQFHMLTEFVVKVSIF